GCGCCTGTGTGATTTGCGCCGGCTTGGATTGCGTTGAAATTGAGACCACGGCCGGCAGCACCCGCTGCGAGACTTGTCGGAACGCGATCGAGAGATCTTCGGGAGAATGCGCTGGCGCCGGGGCCAGTGCGGGATTCGGCGGGGCAGGCTGTGAGACACCCACAGCAGCAGCCCCCAGGCAAATTCCTCCTGCCGTTGTCAGCAGCAAGGCCAGGTTATTTCTGACTTTCATTTCGTTGCTCCTCACCTGCTCTGGAACTTCGTCGGAAGGCGCAAACTACATCGGGGTTGAATAAGGAAACGTGATCCCCAGACATCGCCAGGCGACGAAACTCCTTGATTGTTGTTGTTCTCAAATCGTTGCCGAAGGAATTCCGCTTCGGGAAGAATTTCAGACAGATTCCTCAAAAGCGGGTCCGGCCTGGACCAGCGACAGTAGATTTCGCGGAATCCCGATCTGGCCCACGACCACCTTCCCACAGTGCAGTTGGCCTTCGGTTGACCGAAATCCAGGTTTGGCGGCGACTAACGTCACGGTGATTTGGGCCACAATCCCGCAGTCGGGCGGGTTGCCTAGGTCGCAATCGAGCCCTGAGGGGATGTCGATAGCCATGATCGGGCGACCTGCATTGTTCATTTCCGGGATGACAATTTCGTAAGGAGACCGGAGGTTTCCGACCGCTCCGGTTCCCAGCAGAGCGTCGACCAGCCAGGAAGCGTGCTTCAGATGCCGTTCCAGTTGGGCGGTGTCTTTCGGGAACGAAAGCTGGTGAATGGGGATGTCGGACTTCGCGAGGATCTGGAAATTGATTGCCGCGTCCCCCCTGAATTCTTCCGGATCGTGAAAGATCAGAACTTCGACGGGGATGCCCAGGATTTCCAAGTGCCGGGCCATCGCGAAACCATCGCCGCCGTTGTTCCCTTTTCCGCAGCAGATGCAGACAGGGCTGGAGGTTGCGACTCCTTCTGCGAGCAGAAACTCCGCACAGCTGCGGCCAGCATTCTCCATGAGGACGATAGAGGGGATCCCAAACTTTTCGACGGCGATCCGGTCGATGGAGCGGACCTGTTCTCGTGACAGCACGCTGGGGTCAGACATGAGCTTGAGGCTTTCAAGAGGAGCCAGGGCGACATGCATCCCGGTGTGGAAACATGGATCGCCTGTTGACCTCTGTGGAATGCTGCAAATCAGGTTCCCCTGTGAAGGTGTGCCCGGAGCGTCGGGAACTCCTTCCGCTGTTCATCTGAACTTTCTAGGATCGTGCCGTCAATCCCCGGCTATTTATTCGAGACCCTGCCATGCGCGCCATCCGACTGGAAGAACCTCGCCATTTTGTGCATGTGGATGTGCCTTTCCCGGAAGCGCCCGGCCGGGGGCAGGCGCTTGTCCGCACACATCGCATGGGGATCTGCGGCACTGATCTGGCAGGCTTTCTCGGCAAGATGCCCTTCTTCCGCTATCCCCGGATTCCCGGGCATGAACTCGGAGTCGAAGTGCTCGCCGTGGGGCCGGGCGTGACGCAGGTGAAGACAGGGGACCGCTGCAGCGTCGAACCTTATATGAATTGCGGCGAGTGTTACGCTTGTCGCCACGAGCGCGGCAACTGCTGCGAGCGGTTGAACGTCATCGGCGTGATGGTCGACGGCGGACTGTGCGAGCAGTTTTTGATTCGCGCCGACAAACTCCATCCGTCCGAGGTGCTCTCATACGAGCAACTGGCGCTGGTGGAAACGCTGGCGATCGGCTGCCACGCCACGGATCGCGGCGCGCCAGTTAAAGGCGAACGGGCGTTGATTATCGGCGCCGGTCCGATCGGCCTTTCCGTCCTCGAGTTCACTCGCCTCACTGGTGCGGAGGTGACGGTGATGGACATGAACGAAGACCGCTTGCGGTTCTGCCGTGAAGTCTACGGGGTGCCGCATACGATTCTATTTCGCGGCGACGGGAGCGAACTGGAAGAGATGCGGCGGATGACCAATGGCGACCGCTTTGCGGTCGTGACCGACGCCACGGGCAGCAACCGCTCCATGGCGAATGCGTTGCACTTTGTCGCCCAGACCGGGCGGCTCGTGTATGTGGGTATCACAACGGGTGAAGTGACGTTTCCACATCCGTGGATGCACCGCCCCGAGGCGACGATGCTGGCTTCACGCAACGCCATG
This genomic stretch from Planctomicrobium piriforme harbors:
- a CDS encoding zinc-binding alcohol dehydrogenase family protein yields the protein MRAIRLEEPRHFVHVDVPFPEAPGRGQALVRTHRMGICGTDLAGFLGKMPFFRYPRIPGHELGVEVLAVGPGVTQVKTGDRCSVEPYMNCGECYACRHERGNCCERLNVIGVMVDGGLCEQFLIRADKLHPSEVLSYEQLALVETLAIGCHATDRGAPVKGERALIIGAGPIGLSVLEFTRLTGAEVTVMDMNEDRLRFCREVYGVPHTILFRGDGSELEEMRRMTNGDRFAVVTDATGSNRSMANALHFVAQTGRLVYVGITTGEVTFPHPWMHRPEATMLASRNAMPGDFRRIIGLIEDGTINTGPWITHHVEYNDLVRDFEMFTRPETGAIKAIVHVTA
- a CDS encoding NAD(P)H-hydrate epimerase, with the protein product MSDPSVLSREQVRSIDRIAVEKFGIPSIVLMENAGRSCAEFLLAEGVATSSPVCICCGKGNNGGDGFAMARHLEILGIPVEVLIFHDPEEFRGDAAINFQILAKSDIPIHQLSFPKDTAQLERHLKHASWLVDALLGTGAVGNLRSPYEIVIPEMNNAGRPIMAIDIPSGLDCDLGNPPDCGIVAQITVTLVAAKPGFRSTEGQLHCGKVVVGQIGIPRNLLSLVQAGPAFEESV